One window of the Colletotrichum destructivum chromosome 6, complete sequence genome contains the following:
- a CDS encoding Putative Zinc finger, BED-type, Zinc finger C2H2-type, Zinc finger C2H2 superfamily produces MGKKKRGHPDVEDVLSRPWCYYCERDFEDLKLLISHQKAKHFKCDRCGRRLNTAGGLSVHLNQVHKETLTQVENALPNRQGLDVEIFGMEGIPQDILDQHRNRIIQNFYQAQEDRRIATGNPLPGQSKQPRKKLKIETPEELKARLAEHRARIAAGHTPGTTGSPANGAPASASPGAFNNSPYPPPQAPYGATPDQSFPAGGTPAVPVVPGVPGVPGAPAYPQQGYPQGNYAGFSPSSLPARPTSSLQAMPGLPQRPPQYGGQFWNGTGAPPPGYPGASTVDELVSGAAHHGDEIDELIRRAESGIKAPKKPEDEAAEEAAGEKKSKKDKNGRMFYADTEVSPEERMAQLPRYAYVPPAS; encoded by the exons AtgggcaagaagaagcgcggacaccccgacgtcgaggacgtcctCTCGCGGCCGTGGTGCTACTACT GCGAGCGTGACTTTGAAGATCTGAAGCTTCTTATTTCCCATCAGAAGGCTAAGCACTTCAAATGCGACAGATGCGGTCGCCGACTCAACACTGCTGGAG GTCTCTCCGTCCATCTGAACCAGGTCCACAAGGAAACGCTCACCCAGGTTGAGAATGCGCTACCGAACCGACAGGGCCTTGATGTGGAGATCTTTGGTATGGAGGGCATTCCCCAAGACATCTTGGACCAGCACAGGAATCGCATCATCCAGAACTTCTACCAGGCACAGGAGGACCGTCGTATTGCCACGGGAAACCCTCTGCCTGGTCAGTCCAAGCAACCGaggaagaagctcaagatcGAAACCCCCGAGGAGCTGAAGGCCCGTCTTGCCGAGCACCGCGCGAGGATAGCTGCCGGACATACTCCAGGCACCACTGGCAGCCCAGCCAACGGCGCCCCGGCGAGCGCAAGCCCGGGTGCATTC AACAACTCTCCCTACCCTCCGCCGCAGGCGCCTTACGGTGCCACTCCCGATCAGAGCTTCCCAGCCGGAGGTACGCCCGCTGTGCCCGTTGTGCCCGGTGTACCTGGCGTGCCTGGTGCACCTGCATACCCGCAGCAGGGCTACCCACAAGGCAATTATGCTGGCTTCTCTCCGTCATCTCTTCCCGCGAGGCCGACAAGCAGCCTGCAAGCGATGCCCGGCCTTCCTCAGCGGCCGCCCCAGTATGGTGGCCAGTTTTGGAACGGCACTGGAGCCCCGCCGCCTGGGTACCCCGGAGCATCAACTGTTGATGAGCTGGTCTCCGGCGCGGCCCACCACGGCGATGAAATTGATGAGCTTATTCGGAGGGCCGAGTCCGGCATCAAGGcgcccaagaagcccgaggacgaggctgCAGAGGAGGCCGCGGGCGAaaagaagtccaagaaggacaagaacgGCAGGATGTTCTACGCAGACACGGAGGTCAGCCCCGAGGAGCGCATGGCACAATTACCGAGATACGCCTACGTGCCCCCTGCATCTTAG